A window of Amycolatopsis australiensis contains these coding sequences:
- a CDS encoding helix-turn-helix transcriptional regulator — protein MPKTSARLLALLSLLQARRDWPGPLLAERLEVSARTVRRDVDRLRELGYPITTTKGPEGGYRLGAGTQLPPLLFDDEQAVALAVALRTATGAGLGDAAARALNTVRQVMPARLRHRVDALQVTAVAAAGPSVDPAVLAALSAAVHAREVLRFGYAAADPPRRVEPHHLVTRGGRWYLVAWDLDRGDWRTFRVDRITPRIPTGPRFAARDLPGGDVAAFVEARFSGRDAGGAWPCRGEVILGLPADVVSPYAGDGVVEALGAGRCRLVLGAWSWTGLAAGLGRFDAGIEVVGPRELKDAFALLARRYAAASS, from the coding sequence ATGCCGAAAACCTCAGCGCGCCTGCTGGCGCTGCTCTCGCTGCTCCAGGCCCGGCGCGACTGGCCGGGGCCGCTGCTGGCCGAGCGCCTGGAGGTCAGCGCGCGCACGGTCCGCCGTGACGTCGACCGCCTGCGAGAACTCGGCTACCCGATCACGACGACCAAGGGCCCCGAGGGCGGCTACCGGCTCGGCGCGGGCACACAGCTGCCGCCGCTGCTGTTCGACGACGAGCAGGCGGTCGCGCTCGCGGTGGCGTTGCGGACGGCGACCGGCGCCGGGCTCGGGGACGCCGCGGCGCGCGCCCTGAACACCGTCCGGCAGGTGATGCCGGCCAGGCTGCGCCACCGCGTCGACGCGCTGCAGGTGACCGCCGTCGCCGCGGCGGGGCCGTCGGTGGACCCCGCGGTGCTGGCGGCGCTGAGCGCGGCCGTCCACGCCCGCGAGGTGCTGCGGTTCGGCTACGCCGCCGCGGACCCGCCGCGGCGCGTCGAGCCGCACCACCTGGTGACGCGCGGCGGCCGCTGGTACCTCGTGGCCTGGGACCTCGACCGCGGCGACTGGCGCACGTTCCGCGTCGACCGGATCACCCCGCGGATCCCGACAGGCCCCCGGTTCGCGGCGCGCGACCTGCCCGGCGGCGACGTCGCGGCGTTCGTCGAGGCGCGGTTCTCGGGCCGGGACGCCGGCGGGGCCTGGCCGTGCCGCGGCGAGGTGATCCTCGGCCTGCCCGCGGACGTGGTGTCGCCGTACGCCGGCGACGGCGTCGTGGAAGCACTGGGTGCCGGCCGCTGCCGGCTCGTGCTGGGGGCCTGGTCCTGGACCGGGCTGGCGGCCGGCCTCGGCCGGTTCGACGCCGGCATCGAGGTCGTCGGGCCGCGGGAGCTCAAGGACGCGTTCGCGCTCCTGGCGCGCCGCTACGCCGCGGCTAGTTCGTGA
- a CDS encoding GGDEF domain-containing protein encodes MVGDSVAAGGGRRAGRFVPAVVLARWALWRLPRRGHVCYLVAIDAVAVVAVVLAAVRYPPLAAMLPPFALLLGGMLVSAELARSVERHREDTLLGPGVDTPWIFAGVLVLRPGLAAALIVVSALHQWFRVRRRPVYRQVFGAAATALACLVAGAFRTATGAGPLSTVLDTRTVALLAAAGAVFLAVNAALVTAADGPRRPREALPGLAFDAAMTASALPLAWAAEAAPALVPLLAGATVVLHRGGLGRGRRDHVTLDPGTGVLTAASWRGAAEAELDRLGRHGPGPAVLLLDLDHFRRLNDRYGVRIGDAVLRAVADTLRDEVRAADLVGRSGGEEFAVLLPGTGRFDAMAIAERIRLRVASTLVALKASGDGPQFVGVTVSIGVADCPDGLLEDALLAAEAALLRAKAAGRNRTICAEPES; translated from the coding sequence ATGGTGGGGGATTCGGTCGCCGCCGGCGGAGGACGCCGCGCCGGCCGGTTCGTGCCCGCTGTCGTCCTCGCGCGCTGGGCGCTGTGGCGGCTGCCGCGCCGCGGCCACGTGTGCTACCTCGTCGCGATCGACGCCGTCGCCGTCGTGGCCGTCGTGCTCGCCGCCGTCCGGTACCCGCCGCTCGCCGCGATGCTGCCGCCGTTCGCGCTGCTGCTCGGCGGGATGCTGGTGTCCGCGGAACTCGCCAGGAGCGTCGAGCGCCACCGCGAGGACACGCTGCTGGGACCGGGGGTCGACACGCCGTGGATCTTCGCCGGGGTCCTGGTGCTGCGGCCCGGCCTGGCCGCTGCCCTGATCGTGGTCTCCGCGCTGCACCAGTGGTTCCGGGTCCGCAGAAGACCGGTGTACCGCCAGGTGTTCGGCGCCGCGGCGACGGCACTGGCCTGCCTCGTCGCCGGTGCGTTCCGCACGGCGACCGGCGCCGGGCCGCTGAGCACGGTCCTCGACACGCGCACGGTCGCCCTGCTGGCCGCCGCGGGCGCGGTGTTCCTCGCGGTGAACGCCGCGCTCGTCACCGCCGCCGACGGCCCCCGCCGTCCCCGCGAAGCCCTGCCCGGGCTCGCGTTCGACGCCGCGATGACGGCGTCCGCGCTGCCGCTGGCGTGGGCGGCCGAAGCCGCGCCGGCGCTGGTCCCGCTGCTGGCCGGCGCCACCGTGGTCCTGCACCGCGGCGGGCTGGGCCGCGGCCGCCGCGACCACGTCACCCTCGATCCCGGCACCGGCGTGCTGACCGCGGCGTCGTGGCGCGGCGCGGCCGAAGCCGAGCTGGACCGGCTCGGCCGCCACGGTCCCGGCCCGGCGGTGCTGCTGCTCGACCTGGACCACTTCCGCCGGCTCAACGACCGCTACGGCGTCCGCATCGGCGACGCGGTCCTGCGCGCGGTGGCCGACACGCTGCGCGACGAGGTCCGCGCGGCCGACTTGGTCGGCCGCTCCGGCGGCGAGGAGTTCGCGGTGCTGCTGCCGGGCACGGGCCGTTTCGACGCGATGGCGATCGCGGAGCGGATCCGGCTGCGGGTCGCCTCGACGCTGGTGGCGCTGAAGGCCTCGGGAGACGGGCCGCAGTTCGTGGGCGTGACGGTGTCGATCGGCGTGGCGGACTGCCCCGATGGCCTACTCGAGGACGCGCTGCTGGCGGCGGAAGCGGCCCTGCTGCGCGCGAAGGCGGCGGGCCGCAACCGCACGATCTGCGCCGAACCGGAATCGTGA
- a CDS encoding helix-turn-helix domain-containing protein — protein sequence MTVPQPVPGGAATPIARGVVAGIRHALPEHAALFDAGATEFVAALLSGSRPAPGADVFRRAGVAEHASGGDPDRLARAYQAGARRALPILAELGRRVDEGVVGTGVEAVFRCVDVLIRLSTEAFRAAQTPSAAGLRQDLLRDLMTGRPWPALAARAGWTPPERVVAVVVAAGARIAAFHPDMLADLAAEPPYLLLPADADVTRLVGHGPAATGPAVPPVEAATSLRWARRAWELRDRGVLPRDGLVRWPDHLTTHWLLTNELLTSALAARSLAPLDGLSPNQRGKLAETLGATLDARGGAPEVASRLGIHPQTARNRLRRLRTLFGTRLDDPEERLSLRIALRAERVLAGEATPAARTA from the coding sequence ATGACCGTCCCCCAGCCCGTGCCCGGCGGCGCCGCGACGCCGATCGCGCGTGGCGTCGTCGCCGGCATCCGGCACGCCCTTCCCGAGCACGCCGCGCTGTTCGACGCGGGCGCCACGGAGTTCGTGGCGGCGCTGCTGAGCGGGTCCCGGCCGGCGCCGGGCGCGGACGTCTTCCGCCGCGCCGGCGTCGCGGAGCACGCGTCAGGCGGCGACCCCGACCGGCTCGCCCGTGCGTACCAGGCGGGCGCGCGCCGGGCCCTCCCGATCCTGGCGGAGCTGGGCCGCCGGGTGGACGAGGGTGTCGTCGGTACCGGGGTGGAAGCGGTGTTCCGGTGCGTCGACGTCCTGATCCGCCTGTCCACCGAGGCGTTCCGGGCCGCGCAGACGCCGTCTGCCGCGGGCTTGCGCCAGGACCTGCTGCGCGACCTGATGACCGGCCGCCCGTGGCCCGCCCTGGCCGCCCGCGCCGGCTGGACGCCGCCGGAGCGCGTGGTGGCCGTCGTCGTGGCCGCGGGTGCGCGGATCGCGGCGTTCCACCCGGATATGCTCGCCGACCTCGCCGCCGAGCCCCCGTACCTGCTGCTCCCCGCGGACGCCGACGTCACGCGGCTGGTGGGCCACGGCCCGGCGGCGACCGGACCGGCCGTCCCGCCGGTCGAAGCGGCCACGTCGCTGCGCTGGGCCCGGCGGGCGTGGGAGCTGCGGGACCGCGGCGTCCTGCCCCGTGACGGCCTCGTCCGCTGGCCCGACCACTTGACCACGCACTGGCTGCTCACGAACGAGCTGCTGACGAGCGCGCTCGCCGCGCGCAGCCTGGCGCCGTTGGACGGGCTGTCGCCGAACCAGCGCGGCAAGCTCGCCGAAACCCTCGGCGCAACACTCGACGCCCGCGGCGGCGCCCCCGAAGTCGCGAGCCGCCTGGGCATCCACCCGCAGACGGCACGCAACCGCCTCCGCCGGCTGCGCACTCTCTTCGGGACGCGTCTGGACGATCCCGAGGAACGGCTCAGCCTGCGGATCGCGTTGCGTGCCGAGCGGGTGCTCGCCGGTGAGGCGACTCCCGCCGCGCGAACCGCTTGA
- a CDS encoding winged helix DNA-binding domain-containing protein, translated as MTEVLDVRTLNRATLARQLLLERATLPVHDAVAHLCGLQAQEPQEPFTGLWSRLRGFDPAVLSDLLAERRVVRTHLMRRTVHLLTAGDVLAWRTRFGPMLRRRVLGTYRRELDGVDLDELAAAGREVLADGEPRSMTELARAVADRWPASGTRALGEMLVAALIPMAQLPPRGLWRVKAGVRNRPLSDWLGREPAPDGDSDSVGPALVRRYLAAFGPAASADLRAWCGLPGLPAAVRAVRDELVVFRDERGRELLDLPGAPRPDPATPAPVRFLPAFDNAILGYADRTRIVDDAHRGLSVAGERVVLVDGRVAGTWTVDAGAVVVTPVRRLAKTESRDVTEEGSALARFLSDGEHDRLRIAG; from the coding sequence ATGACCGAAGTGCTGGACGTCCGGACGCTCAACCGCGCGACGCTCGCCCGGCAGCTCCTGCTGGAGCGCGCCACCCTGCCCGTGCACGACGCCGTCGCGCACCTCTGCGGCCTGCAGGCGCAGGAGCCGCAGGAACCGTTCACCGGGCTGTGGTCGCGGCTGCGCGGGTTCGACCCGGCGGTGCTGTCGGACCTGCTCGCCGAGCGGCGCGTGGTGCGGACGCACCTCATGCGCCGGACCGTCCACCTGCTCACCGCCGGAGACGTCCTCGCCTGGCGGACCCGGTTCGGCCCGATGCTGCGCCGGCGCGTGCTCGGCACCTACCGCCGTGAGCTCGACGGTGTCGACCTCGACGAGCTGGCGGCGGCCGGCCGCGAGGTACTGGCCGACGGCGAGCCCCGCTCGATGACCGAGCTCGCCAGGGCGGTCGCGGACCGCTGGCCGGCTTCGGGAACCCGCGCGCTCGGCGAGATGCTGGTCGCGGCCCTGATCCCGATGGCGCAGCTGCCGCCGCGCGGGCTGTGGCGCGTCAAGGCCGGCGTGCGCAACCGCCCGCTCTCGGACTGGCTGGGCCGCGAACCCGCCCCGGACGGCGACAGCGACAGCGTCGGGCCGGCGCTGGTGCGGCGTTACCTGGCCGCGTTCGGCCCGGCGGCGTCGGCCGACCTGCGGGCGTGGTGCGGCCTGCCCGGCCTGCCCGCCGCGGTGCGGGCAGTGCGCGACGAGCTGGTGGTGTTCCGCGACGAGCGGGGCCGCGAGCTGCTCGACCTGCCCGGCGCGCCGCGGCCCGATCCCGCGACACCCGCGCCCGTGCGGTTCCTGCCCGCGTTCGACAACGCGATCCTCGGCTACGCCGACCGCACCCGCATCGTCGACGACGCCCACCGCGGCCTCTCCGTCGCCGGCGAGCGGGTCGTCCTGGTGGACGGCCGGGTCGCCGGGACGTGGACGGTCGACGCCGGAGCGGTCGTCGTCACGCCGGTGCGGCGCTTGGCCAAGACCGAAAGCCGGGACGTCACGGAGGAGGGCAGCGCACTGGCGCGCTTCCTCTCCGACGGCGAGCACGACCGCCTGCGCATCGCCGGCTAA
- a CDS encoding isopenicillin N synthase family dioxygenase: MPSTVPLVDLSPWFAGTSEGRAEVAARIDRALRESGFLLVTGHGVPDDLRRRTRELAREFFGLPEDVKQRYAVTVGGRGWLPPGVEANGYAEGTETPPDLKESFSAGADAGVGVAEIDGFWFQPNVWPDEVPGFAETATEYMRRMRALSDHLLEIFAAALGLAESHFTRHTGHPTYTFNINWYPPMTRVGTPEPEQFRIGPHTDFGTVTVLDRQAGVGGLQVYTADGEWADAPFDPAAFTVNIGDLMARWTGDRWRSTRHRVLPPAASAPDEDLVSLIFFYETDHDARITSLAPPLGKTVYPEVIASDYLREKLTAITVT; encoded by the coding sequence ATGCCGTCAACCGTTCCGCTCGTCGACCTGTCGCCGTGGTTCGCGGGCACCTCCGAGGGCCGGGCCGAGGTGGCGGCGCGGATCGACCGCGCGCTGCGCGAGTCCGGGTTCCTGCTGGTCACCGGGCACGGCGTCCCGGACGACCTGCGCCGCCGCACCCGCGAGCTGGCGCGGGAGTTCTTCGGGCTGCCCGAGGACGTCAAGCAGCGTTACGCCGTCACGGTCGGCGGCCGCGGCTGGCTGCCGCCCGGTGTCGAGGCCAACGGCTACGCCGAAGGCACCGAGACGCCGCCGGACCTGAAGGAGTCGTTCTCCGCGGGCGCGGACGCCGGGGTGGGCGTGGCCGAGATCGACGGGTTCTGGTTCCAGCCGAACGTGTGGCCGGACGAGGTGCCCGGCTTCGCGGAGACGGCCACCGAGTACATGCGCCGGATGCGCGCGCTGTCGGACCACCTGCTGGAGATCTTCGCCGCGGCGCTCGGCCTGGCCGAGAGCCACTTCACCCGGCACACCGGGCATCCGACGTACACGTTCAACATCAACTGGTACCCGCCGATGACCCGCGTCGGCACCCCGGAGCCGGAGCAGTTCCGGATCGGCCCGCACACCGACTTCGGCACGGTGACGGTCCTGGACCGCCAGGCCGGAGTGGGCGGCCTGCAGGTGTACACGGCCGACGGCGAGTGGGCGGACGCCCCGTTCGACCCGGCGGCGTTCACGGTGAACATCGGCGACCTGATGGCCCGCTGGACGGGCGACCGCTGGCGCTCGACCCGCCACCGGGTCCTCCCACCGGCGGCCTCGGCACCGGACGAGGACCTGGTCTCGCTGATCTTCTTCTACGAGACCGACCACGACGCCCGGATCACGTCGTTGGCCCCGCCACTGGGCAAGACGGTGTATCCGGAGGTCATCGCGTCGGATTACCTGCGGGAGAAACTGACCGCGATCACGGTCACCTGA
- a CDS encoding nucleoside deaminase, whose translation MPIDPHALLAVAREEAELGKAGGGVPIGAALFDTAGTLLGRGHNRRVQDGDPSMHAETAAFRNAGRRPHYRDTIMVTTLSPCWYCSGLVRQFGIGRVVIGEAATFHGGHDWLAEHGVEITLLDDPACTALMTEFIAERPDLWFEDIGAEKPG comes from the coding sequence ATGCCGATCGACCCGCACGCCCTGCTCGCCGTCGCCCGCGAAGAAGCCGAGCTGGGCAAGGCCGGAGGCGGCGTCCCCATCGGGGCCGCGCTGTTCGACACCGCGGGCACCCTGCTCGGCCGCGGGCACAACCGGCGCGTGCAGGACGGCGACCCGTCGATGCACGCCGAAACCGCGGCCTTCCGCAACGCCGGGCGCCGCCCGCACTACCGCGACACGATCATGGTCACCACGCTCTCGCCGTGCTGGTACTGCTCCGGGCTCGTCCGTCAGTTCGGGATCGGGCGGGTCGTCATCGGCGAAGCGGCGACGTTCCACGGCGGGCACGACTGGCTCGCCGAGCACGGCGTCGAGATCACCCTGCTCGACGACCCGGCCTGCACCGCGCTGATGACGGAGTTCATCGCCGAGCGCCCGGATCTGTGGTTCGAAGACATCGGGGCGGAGAAGCCCGGATAG
- a CDS encoding helix-turn-helix transcriptional regulator has product MYGTSERLLRLLSLLQARRDWPGADLAARLEVDVRTIRRDVERLRSLGYPVHATPGVAGGYRLGAGAALPPLLLDDDEAVAVAVGLRTAASGTVSGIEEASVRALAKLEQVLPARLRPRVGALHAATVSLPGGGPTVDASVLTAIAAACRDHERLRFGYGDHAGAETERSVEPLRLVHTGRRWYLVAFDLDRADWRTFRVDRITGVPVAGFRFTPREPPAEDLAAYVSSRISTAPYPHRFVLRVAAPAAVLAARIPPTSGVVEAVDEHSCRVRTGASTLDTVPYYLAQWGFDFVVEEAPPGLVERLREVAARFARAVG; this is encoded by the coding sequence ATGTACGGGACCTCGGAACGGCTGCTCAGGCTGCTCTCACTGCTGCAGGCCCGCCGTGACTGGCCGGGCGCCGACCTGGCGGCGCGGCTCGAGGTCGACGTCCGCACGATCCGCCGCGACGTCGAACGGCTGCGGTCGCTCGGCTACCCCGTGCACGCGACACCGGGGGTGGCCGGCGGCTACCGGCTGGGTGCGGGCGCCGCGCTCCCGCCATTGCTGCTGGACGACGACGAGGCCGTCGCGGTCGCCGTCGGCTTGCGCACGGCGGCGAGCGGCACGGTCAGCGGCATCGAAGAGGCGTCCGTGCGGGCGCTGGCGAAGCTGGAGCAGGTGCTGCCGGCGCGCCTGCGCCCGCGGGTGGGCGCGCTGCACGCGGCGACGGTGTCGCTGCCCGGCGGCGGCCCGACGGTCGACGCCTCGGTGCTGACGGCGATCGCCGCCGCGTGCCGCGACCACGAGCGGCTGCGCTTCGGCTACGGCGACCACGCGGGCGCGGAGACGGAACGGTCGGTCGAGCCGCTGCGGCTGGTCCACACGGGACGGCGCTGGTACCTGGTCGCGTTCGACCTCGACCGCGCGGACTGGCGCACGTTCCGCGTCGACCGGATCACCGGCGTGCCGGTGGCGGGCTTCCGGTTCACCCCGCGCGAACCGCCGGCGGAGGACCTGGCCGCCTACGTCTCCAGCCGGATCTCGACGGCGCCGTACCCGCACCGGTTCGTGCTGCGGGTCGCCGCGCCGGCGGCGGTGCTGGCCGCCCGCATCCCGCCCACGTCCGGTGTCGTCGAGGCGGTGGACGAGCACAGCTGCCGCGTGCGGACCGGGGCGAGCACGCTCGACACGGTGCCGTACTACCTCGCCCAGTGGGGGTTCGACTTCGTGGTGGAGGAGGCGCCGCCCGGTCTGGTGGAGCGGTTGCGGGAGGTGGCCGCGCGGTTCGCGCGGGCGGTCGGTTAG
- a CDS encoding purine-cytosine permease family protein, with protein MTSEPRYGDKVVAVEPGGIEPVADADRHGTPRQLAWTWASPNLEFATVFVGVLAVTAFGLSFTQAALAAVIGNGLGAVAHGVLSARGPRYGVPQMVLGRAAFGYRGNLLPAALMSVMAGVGWFAVNSVSGAFALASLTGWPTVSCLVLVVALQIVIAFFGHNLVQAYERYVFVVLAVVFAAASVVIFAKSGPTANTGSGGGFLLAVGTAFGYTAGWNPYAADYTRYLPKTASKRAIGLHAGGGLFVSTTLLMLVGAASTTLGGAADANPATAFTGHLPGFLAAATLLAITLGAVAANVLNVYSGALAFLALGVRLPLAWRRAAVALAFGAIGFVLAWFGLADAGQAYENFLLVIAYWIGPWLGVLLVDHHLRRGSEFGELLADRAHRNVAGFTAFAAGLVVSVGLFANQALYTAPIPKAVPAVGDLTFAAGFVLAAATYWGLRRQRTGVPPLRQP; from the coding sequence ATGACGAGCGAACCCCGCTACGGCGACAAGGTCGTCGCCGTCGAGCCAGGCGGCATCGAGCCCGTGGCCGACGCCGACCGGCACGGCACGCCCCGGCAGCTGGCCTGGACCTGGGCCTCCCCCAACCTCGAGTTCGCCACCGTGTTCGTCGGCGTCCTCGCCGTCACCGCGTTCGGGCTCTCCTTCACCCAGGCCGCGCTCGCCGCCGTCATCGGGAACGGGCTCGGCGCCGTCGCGCACGGCGTCCTCTCCGCCCGCGGCCCGCGCTACGGCGTGCCGCAGATGGTGCTCGGGCGCGCCGCCTTCGGCTACCGCGGGAACCTGCTGCCGGCCGCGCTCATGTCGGTCATGGCGGGTGTCGGCTGGTTCGCCGTCAACAGCGTCAGCGGCGCGTTCGCGCTGGCCAGCCTCACGGGGTGGCCGACCGTGTCCTGTTTGGTGCTGGTCGTCGCGCTGCAGATCGTGATCGCCTTCTTCGGGCACAACCTCGTCCAGGCGTACGAGAGGTACGTCTTCGTCGTCCTCGCCGTCGTGTTCGCCGCCGCGAGCGTCGTGATCTTCGCGAAGTCCGGGCCGACGGCCAACACCGGCAGCGGCGGCGGCTTCCTCCTCGCCGTCGGCACCGCGTTCGGCTACACCGCCGGCTGGAACCCGTATGCCGCGGACTACACGCGGTACCTGCCGAAGACGGCGTCGAAGCGCGCGATCGGCCTCCACGCCGGCGGCGGCCTGTTCGTCTCGACGACCCTGCTGATGCTGGTCGGCGCGGCATCGACGACCCTCGGCGGCGCGGCGGACGCGAACCCGGCGACGGCGTTCACCGGCCACCTGCCCGGTTTCCTCGCCGCGGCGACGCTGCTGGCGATCACGCTCGGCGCGGTGGCCGCGAACGTCCTCAACGTCTATTCCGGCGCGCTCGCGTTTCTCGCGTTGGGCGTCCGCCTGCCGCTGGCGTGGCGCCGCGCCGCCGTCGCGCTGGCGTTCGGCGCGATCGGGTTCGTGCTGGCGTGGTTCGGGCTGGCCGACGCGGGCCAGGCGTACGAGAACTTCCTGCTCGTCATCGCCTACTGGATCGGCCCGTGGCTGGGCGTGCTGCTGGTCGACCACCACCTGCGCCGGGGCAGCGAGTTCGGCGAGCTGCTCGCGGATCGGGCGCACCGCAACGTCGCCGGGTTCACGGCGTTCGCCGCCGGGCTGGTGGTGTCGGTCGGGTTGTTCGCGAACCAGGCGCTGTACACGGCCCCGATCCCGAAGGCGGTCCCCGCGGTGGGCGACCTGACGTTCGCGGCGGGATTCGTGCTGGCGGCCGCCACGTACTGGGGGCTGCGCCGTCAGCGCACCGGGGTGCCGCCGCTGCGGCAGCCGTAG
- a CDS encoding TetR/AcrR family transcriptional regulator: protein MTMSLSAELWPDVQPETARRLMLAGVEAFAQRGYHATTTRDIAGAAGMSPAALYVHFPSKAALLFAISRYGHEQTLALVENVVAKEADPVERIRLIVEDFVAWHARRHTVARVVQYELQALPEQEFQVVAELRRRIERIVREVIADGVASGAFTVSDPHVAARAVLSLGVDVARWYTDRARQTPAALGKEYGGLVLRMLGVAEPAVTN, encoded by the coding sequence ATGACGATGTCGCTGTCGGCGGAACTGTGGCCGGACGTGCAGCCGGAGACCGCGCGGCGGCTCATGCTCGCCGGGGTGGAGGCCTTCGCCCAGCGGGGCTACCACGCCACGACCACGCGGGACATCGCCGGGGCCGCCGGGATGAGTCCCGCCGCGCTCTACGTCCACTTCCCCTCCAAGGCCGCGCTGCTGTTCGCGATCAGCCGGTACGGGCACGAGCAGACGCTGGCCCTCGTCGAGAACGTGGTCGCCAAGGAAGCCGACCCGGTCGAGCGGATCCGGCTCATCGTCGAGGACTTCGTGGCCTGGCACGCGCGGCGCCACACCGTCGCCCGGGTGGTGCAGTACGAGCTGCAGGCGCTGCCCGAACAGGAGTTCCAGGTGGTCGCCGAGCTGCGGCGGCGCATCGAGCGGATCGTGCGCGAGGTCATCGCGGACGGCGTCGCGTCCGGCGCGTTCACGGTGTCCGACCCGCACGTCGCGGCCCGCGCCGTGCTCTCCCTCGGCGTCGACGTCGCCCGCTGGTACACCGACCGCGCCCGCCAGACACCGGCCGCGCTCGGCAAGGAGTACGGCGGGCTGGTGCTGCGCATGCTCGGCGTCGCGGAGCCCGCGGTCACGAACTAG
- a CDS encoding chitinase, giving the protein MKTVRRLVTLAAAASAALATAVGLAPQAMAAVDPVLASPYLYQWGGQTSPTAAMSATGVKAFTLAFVLSDGGCNPKWDGTRSLTGSDKTMIQNIRNAGGDVIPSFGGWSGTKLGSKCTSASALAGAYQKVIDAYGLKAIDLDIENTDEFENATVQDRILNAVKLTKQKNPNLRVVITIGTETTGPNTWGKRLISQAKAIGANVDVWSVMPFDFSSGGDMAAHTKSAVDGLKNQLKSTFGWSDDTAYRHSGLSSMNGKTDNPGETVTVANFSSIRSYAASHHLARFTFWATNRDCGGGGECSGISQDKYAFTKIVAGYTG; this is encoded by the coding sequence ATGAAAACAGTGCGCCGACTGGTCACCCTCGCCGCCGCGGCTTCGGCCGCGCTGGCGACCGCGGTCGGCCTCGCCCCGCAGGCGATGGCCGCCGTCGACCCGGTGCTCGCCTCCCCCTACCTGTACCAGTGGGGCGGGCAGACCAGCCCGACGGCGGCGATGTCCGCCACCGGCGTGAAAGCGTTTACCCTCGCGTTCGTCCTGTCGGACGGCGGCTGCAACCCCAAGTGGGACGGCACCCGCTCGCTGACCGGCTCGGACAAGACGATGATCCAGAACATCCGCAACGCGGGCGGGGACGTGATCCCCTCCTTCGGCGGCTGGTCCGGCACGAAGCTGGGCTCGAAGTGCACGTCGGCCTCGGCGCTGGCGGGCGCGTACCAGAAGGTGATCGACGCCTACGGCCTCAAGGCGATCGACCTCGACATCGAAAACACCGACGAGTTCGAAAACGCCACCGTGCAGGACCGGATCCTCAACGCGGTCAAGCTCACCAAGCAGAAGAACCCGAACCTGCGCGTGGTGATCACGATCGGCACCGAGACCACCGGCCCGAACACCTGGGGCAAGCGCCTGATCAGCCAAGCCAAGGCGATCGGCGCGAACGTCGACGTGTGGTCGGTCATGCCGTTCGACTTCTCCAGCGGCGGCGACATGGCCGCGCACACGAAGTCCGCGGTCGACGGGCTGAAGAACCAGCTCAAGTCGACCTTCGGCTGGAGCGACGACACCGCCTACCGGCACAGCGGCCTCTCCTCGATGAACGGCAAGACCGACAACCCGGGCGAGACGGTCACGGTGGCCAACTTCAGTTCGATCCGCAGCTACGCGGCGAGCCACCACCTGGCCCGCTTCACGTTCTGGGCCACCAACCGCGACTGCGGCGGTGGCGGCGAATGCAGCGGCATCAGCCAGGACAAGTACGCGTTCACCAAGATCGTCGCCGGCTACACCGGCTGA